Proteins co-encoded in one Cynocephalus volans isolate mCynVol1 chromosome 11, mCynVol1.pri, whole genome shotgun sequence genomic window:
- the ITIH3 gene encoding inter-alpha-trypsin inhibitor heavy chain H3 isoform X5 — protein sequence MASAWWPCLILALLSSLAASGLPRSPFRLLGVANSIEVYSTKISCKVTSRFAHNVVTTRAVNRADTAKEVSFDVELPKTAFITNFTLTIDGVTYPGNVKEKEVARKQYEKAVSQGKTAGLVKASGRKLEKFTVSVNVAAGSNVTFELTYEELLKRHKGKYEMYLKVQPKQLVKHFEITADIFEPQGISMLDAEASFITNDLLGSALTKSFSGKKGHVSFKPSLDQQRSCPTCTDSLLDGDFTIIYDVNRESPANVQVVNGYFVHFFAPQGLPVVPKNVAFVIDVSGSMAGRKIEQTRDALLKILEDMKKDDYLNFILFSGDVTIWKDHLVQATPENLQEAREFVKNIDDNGMTNLNDGLMMGISMLNQAREEHRIPERSTSIVIMLTDGDANIGERRFEKIQENVRNAIGGKFPLYNLGFGTNLNYNFLETMALQNHGFARRIYEDSDANLQLQGFYEEVANPLLTGVEVEYPENAILDLTQNNYQHFYDGSEIVVAGRLVDKDMNSFKADVKGHGAINDLTFTEEVDMKEVEKALQERDYIFGNYIERLWAYLTIEQLLEKRKNAYGEEKENLTAQALDLSLKYHFVTPLTSMVVTKPEDNEDQMAIADKPGEDAQVTRGTASMSFLTSSQQPSTPYYYVDGDPHFIIHVPERDDAICFNIDEEPGTVLRLIQDPVTGLTVNGQIIGDKKGSPDSKTIKTYFGKLGITNTQMDLRIEVATEKITLWNGAAQSTFSWLDTVAVTQDGLSVMINRKKNMVVSFGDGVTFVVVLHQVWKKHPVHQDFLGFYVVDSHRMSVQTHGLLGQFFHPFDFKVSNIRPSSDPTKPDATMVVKNHQLTVTRGSQKDYRKNATIGTKVACWFIHNNGEGLIDGVHTDYIVPDLF from the exons GTGGCCAACAGCATTGAGGTCTATAGTACCAAAATCAGCTGCAAGGTGACCTCCCGCTTTGCTCACAATGTTGTTACCACAAGGGCTGTCAACCGTGCAGACACAGCCAAGGAGGTTTCCTTTGATGTGGAGCTGCCCAAGACGGCCTTCATCACCAACTTCACCTT GACCATTGACGGTGTTACCTACCCTGGAAATGTCAAGGAGAAGGAAGTGGCCAGGAAGCAGTATGAAAAAGCTGTATCCCAGGGCAAGACGGCCGGCCTGGTCAA AGCCTCTGGGAGGAAGCTGGAGAAATTCACAGTCTCAGTCAATGTGGCTGCGGGCAGCAATGTCACCTTTGAGCTAACCTACGAAGAGCTGCTGAAGAGGCACAAGGGCAAGTACGAGATGTACCTCAAGGTGCAGCCCAAGCAACTGGTCAAACACTTTGAG ATCACGGCAGACATCTTTGAGCCGCAAGGCATCAGCATGCTGGATGCTGAGGCCTCGTTCATCACCAATGACCTACTGGGCAGCGCCCTCACCAAGTCTTTCTCAGGGAAGAAG GGCCATGTGTCCTTTAAGCCCAGCTTAGATCAACAGCGTTCATGCCCAACCTGTACAGACTCCCTCCTTGATGGAGATTTCACCATCATCTACGATGTGAACAGGGAGTCTCCAGCCAACGTGCAG gTAGTCAATGGCTactttgtacatttctttgcaCCTCAAGGCCTTCCAGTGGTGCCTAAGAATGTGGCTTTTGTGATCGATGTCAGTGGTTCCATGGCTGGTCGGAAAATAGAGCAG ACAAGGGATGCCCTTCTAAAAATCCTGGAGGATATGAAAAAGGATGACTACCTGAATTTCATCCTGTTCAGTGGAGATGTGACCATTTGGAAAGACCACTTAGTTCAAGCCACTCCAGAGAACCTCCAGGAGGCCAGGGAGTTTGTGAAGAATATTGATGATAACGGAA TGACCAACCTCAATGATGGGCTGATGATGGGCATTAGCATGCTGAACCAGGCCCGGGAAGAGCACAGAATCCCGGAGAGGAGTACCTCCATCGTCATCATGCTGACTGATGGGGATGCCAATATTG GTGAGAGAAGATTTGAAAAAATCCAAGAGAATGTGCGGAATGCCATTGGGGGCAAATTCCCCTTGTATAACCTGGGCTTTGGCACTAATCTGAACTATAACTTCCTGGAGACTATGGCCCTGCAGAACCATGGGTTTGCCCGGCGCATTTATGAGGATTCCGATGCCAATTTGCAGTTGCAG GGCTTCTACGAGGAGGTGGCTAACCCTTTGCTGACGGGCGTGGAGGTGGAGTACCCTGAGAATGCCATCCTGGACCTCACCCAGAACAATTACCAGCACTTTTATGACGGCTCTGAGATTGTGGTGGCTGGGCGCCTGGTGGATAAGGACATGAACAGCTTTAAGGCGGATGTGAAGGGCCATGGG gccaTCAACGACCTGaccttcacagaggaggtggaCATGAAGGAGGTGGAGAAGGCTCTGCAAGAGCGGGACTACATTTTTGGGAATTACATCGAACGGCTCTGGGCCTATCTCACCATTGAGCAGCTGCTGGAGAAACG AAAGAATGCCTATGGTGAGGAGAAGGAGAACCTCACAGCCCAGGCCTTGGACCTGTCCCTCAAGTACCACTTTGTGACTCCGCTGACCTCCATGGTGGTGACCAAGCCTGAGGACAACGAGGACCAGATGGCCATTGCTGACAAGCCTGGGGAAG ATGCACAAG TCACACGTGGGACTGCCTCTATGTCCTTCCTGA CCAGCTCCCAGCAACCTTCAACACCCTACTACTATG TGGACGGGGATCCTCACTTTATCATCCACGTCCCGGAGAGAGACGATGCCATCTGCTTCAACATTGATGAAGAGCCAGGCACAGTGTTGCGCCTCATTCAGGACCCAGTCACAG GCCTCACAGTTAATGGGCAGATCATTGGTGACAAGAAAGGCAGCCCTGACTCCAAGACCATAAAGACTTACTTTGGAAAACTGGGCATTACCAATACTCAGATGGATTTACGGATTGAGGTGGCGACAGAGAAGATCACCCTGTGGAATGGGGCTGCACAGAGCACTTTCAGCTGGCTGGACACAGTCGCAGTCACACAGGATGG GCTGTCTGTGATGATCAACAGGAAGAAGAACATGGTGGTCTCCTTTGGAGATGGGGTTACTTTTGTGGTTGTCCTGCATCAGGTGTGGAAGAAACATCCAGTCCACCAGGACTTCCTAGGCTTCTACGTGGTGGACAGTCACCGGATGTCAGTGCAGACACATGGACTACTGG GGCAATTCTTCCACCCCTTTGACTTTAAAGTGTCTAACATCCGCCCAAGTTCTGACCCCACAAAGCCGGATGCCACAATGGTGGTGAAGAACCATCAGCTGACCGTCACCAG gGGCTCCCAGAAAGATTACAGAAAGAATGCCACCATCGGCACAAAGGTTGCCTGCTGGTTCATCCACAACAATGGGGAAGGACTGATTGATGGTGTCCACACTGACTACATTGTCCCCGACCTGTTTTGA